One Carassius auratus strain Wakin chromosome 3, ASM336829v1, whole genome shotgun sequence genomic region harbors:
- the LOC113047475 gene encoding uncharacterized protein LOC113047475, giving the protein MSECHLCLLGLIALSSLLTGVSGEDDVHVFISSGEDVRLPCNNALHDALPRCKSTTWNYNSHSAAVELIGLGKEMKDTERQKRLSLGSDCSLNIRKISTEDYGLYFCQQWTETGTRLRPDARVYLHVLHISSSQTQISSGLSVTLSCRLYSYPRVSCDDSGRSGGIHLFWVNRAGVKLNISDSRYQRSSSSDRCIISLNTTLLNEDHNREWRCEVTQGDKVKSSVTFTVKSPGEKTSPLSVLDAHNVNIKDCLCQKLRN; this is encoded by the exons GTGTCAGTGGAGAGGatgatgttcatgtgttcatcagtTCTGGTGAAGATGTCCGTCTGCCCTGTAATAATGCTCTTCATGATGCTCTTCCTCGCTGCAAATCAACTACATGGAACTATAACAGTCATTCAGCAGCAGTTGAACTGATTGGTTTAGGGAAAGAGAtgaaagacacagagagacagaagagactgagtctggggtctgactgctctctgaacatcaGGAAGATCTCAACAGAAGATTATGGACTTTACTTCTGCCAACAATGGACTGAGACTGGAACACGACTAAGACCTGATGCTCGtgtttatctgcatgttcttcaca TCTCATCCTCACAGACTCAGATCAGTTCAGGTCTCTCTGTGACTCTCTCCTGTCGGCTGTATTCATATCCTCGAGTCTCTTGTGATGATTCGGGTCGTTCTGGGGGAATTCATCTGTTCTGGGTGAATCGGGCTGGTGTTAAACTGAATATATCAGACTCCAGATATCAGAGATCATCCTCATCAGATCGCTGTATCATCTCTCTGAATAcaacactcctgaatgaagaTCACAACAGAGAGTGGAGATGTGAAGTTACTCAGGGAGATAAAGTCAAGTCCTCAGTCACATTCACTGTCAAGAGTCCAGGTGAGAAAACATCTCCTCTATCAGTGTTAGACGCTCATAATGTTAACATTAAAGACTGTTTGTGCCAAAAACTGAGGAACTAA